The Paludisphaera rhizosphaerae genomic interval TCGCCACCGGCGGGCCCTCCCTGGTCCTGATCTCCGGCCATAATCGCCCGCACCATACCCGCAAGCCGGCAATCCGGGCAACGTCGATCGGGCCGCCCCTGGACTCGCCCTCGACCGCCGGTTATACAGGCGTTGAACAATCTTCAACGCCTCGAGGACAGCTCATGGACCCGTTCGAGCCCGCCCCCGCGACGTTCACCCGACGCGCCGCGATCGGCGCGATGGCCGCCGGCGCGATCGCCGCTCCGCACCTCCACGCCGAGGAGCCGCCCAACTCCCCAAGCCCGCCCAAACGCCCCCGAATCGCCGCCGTCGTCACCTGCTACTGGAAGACCTCCCACGGCCAGGGGATCATCGACCGCTTCCTCGACGGCTACGGCTGGCAGGGCTCGCACCATCGGCCGGCGCTCGACATCGTCTCCCTCTACGTCGATCAGCGGCCCGACAACGACCTGACCGACGAGCGGCTGGCTCGCCATCCGGGATTGAAGCTCTACCCGACAATCGCGGAAGCCCTCACCCGGGGCGGAAACACCCTCGACGTCGACGGCGTGGTCCTGATCGGCGAACACGGCAAGTACGCCCGCGACGACCTGGGACGCGTCCACTACCCGAGATACGAGTTCTTCAGCCAGGTCGTCGACGTCTTCCGCAAGACGGGCCGGACGGTTCCCGTGTTCAACGACAAGCACCTCTCCTGGAACTGGGAATGGGCCAAGGCGATGGTCGCCGCCTCTCGCGAGTTGAACTTCCCGTTCCTCGCGGGCTCGTCGCTCCCCGTAACCTGGCGGATCCCCGAGTATGAGACGCCCCCCGACGCCGTCATCGAGGAAGCCGTCTGCGTCGGCTACGGCGGTGTGGACAGCTATGACTTCCACGGCCTGGAGTCGCTCCAGTGCTTCACCGAGCGCCGTCGCGGCGGTGAGACGGGGGTCAAGGCCGTCGAAATCCTCCGAGGCGCAGACGTCTGGAAGGCGATCGACCCGGCCTCCGGCGGCTCGGCCCAACTCCGATCGCTGTTCGACGCCTGCCTCTGCCGGAGCTTCCGCCTGACCTCCCCCCTGCCCACCTACGGCAACGCCTTCCCGACGCTCGAACAGGCCGCGAAGGTCGTCCCCGACCCGATCCTCTACCGCCTGCACTACAACGACGGCCTCGTCGGCAGCCTGTTCATGATGTCGGGCCTGGTGCAGGATTTCACCGTCGCGCTCAAGCTGGCAGGCGATCCCGCGATCCGGTCGACGCAGCTCTACCTTTGCGGGATCTCGCCCAACCAGACCCTCCCCAACTTCTTCAGCCCGCTGGCCAACCACATCGAGGCGATGTTCCTCACCGGCAAGGCGCCGTACCCCGTGGAACGAACGCTGCTGACGTCGGGCGTGATCTGCACGGCGGTCGAGTTGATGGCCGAAAAGCGACGCCAGATCGACACCCCCGACCTGGCGGCAATCTCCTACCGCGTGCCTCGCGAATCCCAGTACATGAGGAGCTGACGCCCCGATGCGGAACCCCAAGACGACCGACGAGGCCGCCCAGCCCTCCCCCTCGCCTGCCCCCGGCCGCAAGCGACTTGCGATCATCACGACCGTCTGGAAGTACCTGACCCACGCGCAACACATGGGCGACCGCTTCCTCGTCGGCTATCCCCTGGACGGCGCCTGGAAACGACCGGCGATCGACGTGGTCTCGGTCTACGTCGACCAGCGCACGGCCGGCGATCTGTCGGGAGAGCGCGCGGCCGCTCACGGCTTCACGGTCTATCCCAAGATCGCCCAGGCCCTCCGCTGCGGGGGGGACAAACTGGCCGTCGACGCCGTGCTCATCATCGGCGAGCATGGCGATTATCCCCACAACGCCAAGGGGCAGATCCTCTATCCCCGATACGAATTCTTCGAGGTTGTCGCCTCCGTGTTCGAGGCCGACGGCCGTTCCGTGCCGGTCTTCAATGACAAGCACCTCTCGTACAGCTTCACCAAGGCGAAGGCGATGGTCGACGCCTCGAAGCGGCTGAAGTTCCCGTTTCTCGCGGGCTCGTCGTTGCCGGTGACCTGGCGGCTTCCGTCGGTGGACCTTCCGTTCGGCGCGGTGGTCGAGGACGCCCTGATGGTGGGCGTCGGCGGTTCGGACGCGATGGACTTCCACGCGCTGGAGGCCATGCAAAGCGTCCTGGAACGCCGCAAGGGGGGCGAAACCGGCGTGCGACGGGTCGACATGATCCAGGGGGACGCCGTCTGGCGGGCTCGCGACGCCGGCAAGTGGTCGCGCGAGTTGCTCGGCGCGGCGCTCTCGCGATCGGACTCGCTTCAGGGGCTCTCGGTCCAGGACGGTCGACCGCAGGCGCTCGCCGAAGGGGACGAGATCGCCCGGATCGCCGAGAAACCGGCCGCGTACTTCATCGAGTATCGCGACGGCACGAAGGCGACGTTGCTTATGCTCAACGGCGTGTTGCGAGATTACAACCTCGCCGTGAAGGTTCAGGGCCGTCCCGAGCCCCTCTCGATGCAGTTTCTGTTGCCGCCAGACCCGAACGTCGCGTACTCGGCGCAGTTGATGAACCACGTCGTGACGATGATCGAATCGGGCCGCGCTCCCTATCCCGTTGAACGCACTCTGCTGGTCTGCGGCGTGCTGGACGCCTGCCTGGACGCTCGAATGAACAACCTGGGGCCCATCGAAACACCCCAACTGGCCCTTCGCTACGAGCCCCCTCGCGAGTCGCTGTTCGCCAGGACCTGAAAGGAACGGCTCGCCCCGATTGCGCCTGTTGTCGACTTCCCCTCGTCTTCCCCGCCCTTTCTTTCGAAAGCCTGACCTAGGCTTTCAATAGAGACCGGGACTGGGACCCGGCGACCCAAAATGGGAAGAGTCGCACGAACCGGACGAGCCGCCGATGTTTAGACCTTCGCGACAGCACTTCCGGGGGGACGCCCCCCAGCTCAACACCCGCGTTTTCGACCGTCGATGCGCTCCGCGACGAGAGGTGCGTTCTCCAGGCGGCTGGCTCTGCTGGTCGTCGCGGCTGGACGACGAGGCGGTCGAAGCCCACATCGTCAACCTGAGCCGGGGCGGAGCCGGCCTGCTAGTGAAGAAGGTCCCGCCGGAGGACTCAATCCTCCGGCTGGTCCTCACCGGAGCCGGCGGTTCGGTCGTCGAGGGCTGGGCGGTCGGGTCCCGCGAAAGCTCGATCGAGGGCTGGACCTTCCTGCACATGCGGTTCTCACACCCCTGCCCTCAGTCGGCCCTGGAGCGGCTGTTGAATCAGACCGCGACGAGCGAGTGACCTTCCTCGCTTAGCCCGCCTGCGACTCCGAGGACGCGCCGTCATCGCCCCAGATGACGGGCCAAAAAGGCGACGAGCTCGCCAGGCACCGCGTCTTCGGGGTCGCCGTAGTCGTCGTTGTGAAGCAGGATGCACTCGACCCCCAGCGGGTCGAGTCGTTCCTTGAGCGCGACGCCGAACTCAGGGTGATGGATCCCCCATCCGCGAGCGGCGTCCGGGGGGATCGGCTTCCTCGGTTCGGAGTACGCCATGACGACCGGCGGCGCGCCCGGCGCGACGTGCGTCAGCGGCGAGGCGTCCTCGTACTTCGCCGCCATCGACGGGTCATCGAGCTTTGCGTCTTCAGGCAAGCCGAAGAACGGCCGGATGGCCACGTGCTCGTGCGCCCGGCCGCCGATTCGCGACCGGATGAACCGCGGGTCGTACGAGGTCTGCGCGCCGATCACCGCCAGACAGGACAGCCGAGACGACCTGCGACCGAGCGGATCGGGAGCCTCCGGCCTGGCAAGGTCCGTGTGGAACCCCAACCAGAGCGCGATCCCCGCGCCGGCTGAATCTCCACATCCGGCGATCCGGTCGCCGTCGAGCCCGAATTCCGCGGCGTGCTCGCGCAGATACTGAACGGCACGGGCCCCGTCGAGCATCGGCGCGGGATACGGAGCCTGCTTCGAAAGCCGGTAGTTCGCCGAGGCCACCGCGATCCCCCGTTCGCGACAGCGCCGAATGAGCCAGGCCGGAACGCTCGACTTGTCTCCCCCCATGAAGCCGCCGCCATGGAAGAAGACCACCACGGGCGCCAATTCCGGAGGACCGACCGCGGGCCCCGAGGGGAGCCAGAGGTCCAGCACGTTGCGATCAAAAGGGCCGTAGCGGAGGTTCCCTCGATCGGGCCTGCGCGAGACGGCCGCCGCCGCGGCCAGCCGGTCGCGCAGGCGCGCCAGGACGTCTCCGGCCAGGGGGAGCAGAGCCAGCGAAAGCGCAATCGCGCCGGGCGCGAATTGTCGAAGGGTCCGGAACATGGAGCAGCCTCAAGGGTGTTCGTCAGGCCGGGACGGGCCGACTCCGCACGCTCCCCGTTAGAGCACGCCGCGTTCCAAACGGCTCGGGCGTTCAAATCGCCTTGACCGTCTCGTCGGGCCTGCTAAAAGAGCGGCGTCCGCCCGCACCTCCAGCATCGCGCTCCGGCCGCATCGGCAATTCTTGCCGGCCCGGAGGCGGAAGTTTGTCGAAATTACAACGGACGGCCGCCCCGTCGCGATAGGAAGTCGCGCGGGATTTCAGCAACCAGGGACGGGGGCTCCTTTCGTGAGCAAGTCGAAGAAGACTCATCGGTCGACGGCCGAGAAGAAACCGCTGCTTCGCCGAATCATCTATTTCGTGGTCATGATCATGACCGGCGGCGGGGCGGGGATCGGCGGCTGGCTCTGCAAGGATTATCCCCAACTGCAGCCGATCGTCACGATGCTCCTGGGCAAGCCCGGAGAAGAAGGCGACGGATCCGGCGAGGGGCTCCCGAACATCAAGGCGGCCGTGAAATCGGCCGTCGCCGGCGCGTTCTCAGCCTCGGAGAATCGACCGGGCGTCTATCAGGTGACGATCGACACCGTCCAGCTCGACCCCAAGTCCTTCACCCCCGGACGGACGGTCGACATCCAGGCCCGCGTCCGCAAGATCGACGCCGACGGCATCGAGTCGCTCGTCTGGGAAAGCAAGACCTTCGGCGAGAAC includes:
- a CDS encoding alpha/beta hydrolase fold domain-containing protein, which codes for MFRTLRQFAPGAIALSLALLPLAGDVLARLRDRLAAAAAVSRRPDRGNLRYGPFDRNVLDLWLPSGPAVGPPELAPVVVFFHGGGFMGGDKSSVPAWLIRRCRERGIAVASANYRLSKQAPYPAPMLDGARAVQYLREHAAEFGLDGDRIAGCGDSAGAGIALWLGFHTDLARPEAPDPLGRRSSRLSCLAVIGAQTSYDPRFIRSRIGGRAHEHVAIRPFFGLPEDAKLDDPSMAAKYEDASPLTHVAPGAPPVVMAYSEPRKPIPPDAARGWGIHHPEFGVALKERLDPLGVECILLHNDDYGDPEDAVPGELVAFLARHLGR
- a CDS encoding PilZ domain-containing protein; this encodes MFRPSRQHFRGDAPQLNTRVFDRRCAPRREVRSPGGWLCWSSRLDDEAVEAHIVNLSRGGAGLLVKKVPPEDSILRLVLTGAGGSVVEGWAVGSRESSIEGWTFLHMRFSHPCPQSALERLLNQTATSE